A genomic stretch from Marinobacter fonticola includes:
- a CDS encoding TVP38/TMEM64 family protein has product MNTTLERKNHRQASASTGIRPNAKAKVVCVLLLLVAFAAIYWILLETGALATVTNKVALREWVDQLGYGGPVGIIALMIAAIVLSPIPSAPIAMVAGAVYGSFWGTVFVVVGAEAGALIAFAIARFFGYDVIYRWERVRPVLEWLGKDRSQGGLMLVIFASRLVPFVSFDAVSYGAGLTPLTFWRFVIATLAGVIPTAYLITAFGGLLMASESGVVTVILILVSGITLLPIIAKLLLAHRRGRKSVLQQ; this is encoded by the coding sequence ATGAATACCACTCTGGAACGTAAAAACCATCGGCAAGCTTCGGCAAGTACGGGAATAAGACCGAACGCAAAAGCCAAGGTGGTCTGCGTTCTGCTACTGCTTGTCGCGTTTGCGGCCATCTACTGGATATTGCTGGAAACCGGAGCGCTGGCTACCGTGACCAACAAGGTGGCATTACGGGAATGGGTCGATCAACTGGGGTATGGGGGCCCAGTGGGCATCATTGCTCTGATGATCGCTGCCATTGTCCTGAGCCCGATTCCCAGCGCCCCGATTGCCATGGTCGCCGGCGCGGTTTACGGCTCCTTCTGGGGGACGGTATTCGTGGTTGTCGGAGCTGAGGCCGGTGCCCTGATCGCCTTCGCCATTGCCCGGTTCTTCGGTTACGATGTTATATATCGCTGGGAGCGGGTACGGCCGGTATTGGAATGGCTAGGCAAAGACCGCTCCCAAGGTGGATTGATGCTCGTTATTTTCGCGTCAAGGCTAGTGCCTTTTGTCTCCTTCGATGCAGTCAGCTATGGGGCAGGTTTGACACCGCTCACGTTCTGGCGTTTCGTGATCGCAACGTTGGCAGGCGTTATCCCGACAGCCTACCTGATTACCGCGTTCGGCGGACTGCTCATGGCCTCCGAATCCGGGGTGGTTACGGTGATTCTGATTCTTGTCAGCGGCATCACTCTGTTGCCGATTATCGCGAAGCTGCTTTTGGCTCATCGCCGGGGGCGCAAGAGCGTGCTCCAGCAATAA
- a CDS encoding DUF411 domain-containing protein yields the protein MKTQKLALYTGVAAIVLAAGATTLAIQAKEPTESSTSMATAGTSGPAITIYKNPNCGCCQSWAEHLDANGFETTVVETNNLNEIKQQYDVPREMASCHTALIGDLVIEGHVPADDIVAYLEDPQFNTVGLSVPGMVQGSPGMETGKKEDYKVIAFRANGQQSVFREYTDY from the coding sequence ATGAAAACCCAAAAACTTGCTCTTTACACGGGTGTGGCTGCCATTGTTCTCGCCGCTGGCGCCACCACGCTGGCGATCCAGGCTAAAGAACCCACCGAGTCATCGACCTCTATGGCCACGGCTGGCACGTCAGGCCCGGCGATTACGATCTACAAGAACCCCAATTGCGGCTGCTGCCAGTCCTGGGCCGAACACCTCGATGCCAATGGCTTTGAGACCACCGTTGTAGAAACCAACAACCTAAACGAGATCAAGCAACAGTATGACGTACCGCGTGAAATGGCCTCTTGCCACACCGCGCTGATTGGAGATTTGGTGATCGAAGGACATGTGCCGGCCGACGACATTGTAGCTTATCTGGAAGATCCGCAGTTCAATACCGTAGGGCTTTCAGTGCCCGGCATGGTCCAGGGTAGCCCCGGTATGGAAACCGGCAAGAAGGAGGATTATAAGGTTATCGCCTTCAGGGCCAACGGTCAGCAAAGTGTGTTCCGCGAATATACCGATTACTGA
- a CDS encoding heavy metal translocating P-type ATPase produces the protein MQTIEIGVEGMSCASCVGRIERALSAQPGVSTAQVNLATGKATVEFDQPATTGTLIETIRDAGYRPQVQSEEVPVIGMSCGSCVSKVERALNKLPGMIRASVNLTTQKAVVEFLSDTVSLARIHQAIRDTGYEPQASESDTQAEDQNKEGIDLRRKVIFAAILTIPVVLIAMGKMIPALEALYISVLPHRGWMTLEWLLTTPVLFYAGARFFRSGYAELRHANPGMNSLVMIGSGAAYFYSVAALLVPGFFPAGTAESYFEAAAVIVTLILLGRYFEHIAKGRTSEAIKKLLQLQAKTARVIRDNEAVEIPIEAVVPGDRIQVRPGERVPVDGMVEEGQSYVDESMISGEPVPVAKQKDTELVGGTINKNGSLTFRATRVGADTVLAQIIKMVESAQAEKPPIQELADKIAGVFVPIVMVIAVLTFITWFTFGPAPALSFAFVTTVSVLLIACPCAMGLATPTAIMVGTGKGAEMGVLFRKGAALETLARMDTVVLDKTGTLTRGRPELTDFILVEGREDEVLAWMAAVETESEHPIGEAIVKGARDRGLTLPAISEFQAEPGYGIQAQVAGHRINVGADRYMRRLGVELDSVADHSVSLAEKAKTPLYVAIDGRLAALVAVADPLKEGAVEAIAALKGAGLRVAMLTGDNRATAEAIAQQAGIERVFAEVLPEQKAAEIKRLQGEGAQVAFVGDGINDAPALAQADVGIAIGTGTDIAIEAGDLVLMRGDLRGIVDAAALSRRTRKTILGNFVWAYGYNLALIPVAAGVLFPFTGYLLNPMLAAGAMSLSSVFVLTNSLRLGRFKPGGENTTASTLSDGNVVQASAS, from the coding sequence ATGCAGACAATAGAGATTGGTGTTGAAGGAATGTCCTGTGCATCGTGCGTCGGACGCATCGAGAGGGCTCTCTCGGCTCAGCCTGGCGTTTCAACCGCTCAGGTGAACCTGGCGACGGGGAAAGCTACGGTGGAATTCGACCAGCCTGCAACCACTGGAACTCTGATTGAGACGATCCGGGATGCCGGTTATCGGCCACAGGTGCAATCGGAGGAAGTCCCCGTTATCGGCATGTCCTGCGGCTCCTGCGTGTCGAAGGTTGAGCGTGCGTTGAACAAGCTGCCCGGTATGATCAGAGCCAGTGTCAATTTGACCACGCAGAAAGCCGTTGTGGAGTTCCTCTCCGACACGGTATCTCTGGCTCGAATCCACCAGGCAATCCGGGACACCGGTTATGAACCCCAGGCGTCGGAGTCTGACACCCAGGCCGAAGATCAGAACAAGGAGGGGATAGATCTTCGCCGGAAAGTGATCTTTGCCGCGATCCTCACTATCCCGGTGGTACTGATTGCCATGGGCAAGATGATTCCCGCGCTGGAAGCTCTTTATATCAGCGTCTTGCCTCATCGGGGCTGGATGACACTTGAATGGCTCCTGACCACGCCGGTGCTGTTTTACGCCGGGGCGCGATTTTTCCGGTCCGGCTACGCCGAGCTGCGCCATGCCAACCCTGGCATGAACAGCCTGGTAATGATCGGTTCCGGTGCCGCCTATTTCTACTCCGTGGCCGCATTACTGGTTCCCGGATTTTTCCCCGCCGGTACGGCCGAGAGTTATTTCGAGGCGGCTGCCGTCATCGTGACCCTCATTCTGCTGGGACGCTACTTCGAGCACATCGCTAAAGGCCGGACGTCGGAAGCGATTAAGAAGCTCTTGCAGCTACAGGCCAAAACCGCCCGTGTCATTCGGGACAACGAGGCTGTCGAGATACCGATTGAAGCAGTGGTGCCTGGCGACCGTATCCAAGTGCGCCCGGGCGAGCGTGTTCCTGTTGATGGCATGGTTGAAGAGGGACAGTCCTACGTTGATGAGTCCATGATCAGTGGCGAGCCGGTGCCGGTTGCCAAGCAAAAAGATACCGAACTGGTAGGCGGAACCATCAACAAGAATGGATCACTGACATTTCGGGCCACCCGTGTTGGCGCCGACACTGTCCTGGCACAGATCATCAAAATGGTGGAGTCGGCCCAGGCCGAAAAACCACCGATTCAGGAGCTTGCCGACAAGATTGCAGGGGTTTTTGTACCCATTGTGATGGTTATCGCCGTCTTGACCTTTATTACCTGGTTTACCTTCGGCCCCGCGCCGGCGCTTTCCTTTGCTTTCGTAACAACGGTCAGCGTGCTGTTGATTGCCTGTCCCTGTGCCATGGGCCTGGCCACGCCGACGGCCATTATGGTCGGCACAGGCAAGGGCGCCGAAATGGGCGTGCTATTCCGCAAAGGTGCGGCACTGGAAACCCTGGCTCGAATGGACACGGTTGTACTCGATAAGACCGGCACACTGACACGGGGCCGGCCTGAGCTGACGGACTTTATCCTGGTGGAAGGCCGCGAGGATGAGGTGCTTGCCTGGATGGCTGCGGTTGAGACCGAGAGCGAACATCCTATTGGCGAAGCCATTGTGAAGGGGGCCCGGGATCGAGGGCTTACTCTACCGGCAATCAGTGAGTTCCAGGCCGAGCCTGGCTACGGGATCCAGGCCCAGGTGGCCGGGCACCGGATCAACGTGGGCGCGGACCGCTATATGCGCCGCCTCGGCGTAGAGTTGGATAGCGTCGCAGATCATTCGGTTTCACTCGCTGAAAAAGCGAAAACGCCCCTATACGTCGCCATTGACGGCCGCCTCGCAGCTTTGGTTGCGGTGGCCGATCCGCTTAAGGAGGGGGCGGTGGAAGCGATCGCTGCGCTCAAGGGGGCAGGACTCCGCGTGGCCATGCTGACCGGTGACAATCGTGCTACTGCTGAGGCCATTGCGCAGCAGGCCGGCATCGAAAGGGTTTTTGCAGAAGTGCTGCCAGAGCAGAAAGCGGCAGAGATCAAGCGCCTGCAGGGCGAGGGCGCTCAGGTGGCTTTCGTGGGTGACGGCATCAATGATGCTCCGGCACTGGCTCAGGCCGATGTGGGTATCGCCATCGGCACAGGCACCGATATTGCCATCGAGGCCGGCGACTTGGTTCTGATGCGTGGCGATCTTCGGGGTATTGTCGATGCTGCTGCGCTTTCGCGGCGCACCCGCAAAACGATCCTTGGCAATTTTGTCTGGGCGTACGGGTACAACCTGGCGCTTATTCCTGTTGCCGCAGGCGTTCTGTTTCCGTTTACCGGTTACTTGCTCAACCCCATGTTGGCGGCCGGCGCCATGAGCCTTTCCAGTGTCTTCGTATTGACCAACTCCCTTCGATTGGGCCGGTTCAAACCTGGTGGCGAAAACACTACGGCAAGCACCTTGAGTGACGGGAATGTTGTACAGGCAAGCGCCTCATGA
- the dsbG gene encoding thiol:disulfide interchange protein DsbG: protein MTFSLEPWARNTIVCCRRFSFALFLSLFAALTFASPKMDPGISALQEEVGFTVIERFSTPAEGVNGYVVRIEGGKTGIVYGLGDYTFSGSLLESNGNDLTRQYTERYIPKPTYASIAEQLSQDTHLVSEGGEDVPEVYVFADPNCIFCHKFWKQTRSWVSEGKVRLHWVMVGFLKPSSLGFSAAIMNADDRAKALQAFEENFGNSGNGSGISELTPIPANLKAALDQHSQWMAELGFSGTPGLLFKDASGQWRGQTGVPEQEALGRALGITK from the coding sequence ATGACATTTTCTCTGGAGCCTTGGGCGCGGAATACGATCGTGTGCTGCCGCCGGTTTTCATTTGCACTTTTTTTGAGTTTATTCGCAGCTCTGACGTTTGCGTCACCAAAGATGGATCCGGGAATCAGCGCACTTCAGGAAGAAGTCGGTTTTACGGTGATTGAACGCTTCTCCACACCAGCTGAGGGCGTGAACGGTTATGTTGTAAGGATTGAGGGCGGAAAAACCGGAATAGTCTATGGCCTGGGTGACTACACTTTTTCCGGCTCGCTGCTGGAAAGCAACGGCAACGATCTGACCCGCCAATATACGGAACGCTATATTCCGAAGCCAACGTACGCGTCGATTGCCGAGCAACTCTCCCAGGATACCCATTTGGTGAGCGAGGGTGGAGAGGATGTTCCCGAGGTCTATGTGTTCGCTGATCCCAATTGCATTTTCTGTCACAAATTCTGGAAGCAGACCCGAAGCTGGGTGTCGGAAGGGAAAGTCAGGTTGCACTGGGTCATGGTTGGTTTTCTCAAGCCGTCCAGCCTGGGCTTCTCCGCTGCAATCATGAATGCAGATGATCGGGCCAAAGCGCTTCAAGCGTTCGAGGAGAACTTTGGAAACAGCGGTAACGGGAGCGGGATTTCCGAGCTCACGCCCATACCTGCAAACCTTAAGGCGGCGCTCGACCAGCACAGCCAGTGGATGGCTGAATTGGGTTTCAGCGGAACGCCAGGGCTGCTGTTCAAGGACGCGAGCGGCCAATGGCGAGGCCAGACCGGCGTGCCCGAGCAAGAAGCGCTGGGAAGGGCGCTGGGAATTACTAAGTAA
- a CDS encoding MerR family transcriptional regulator translates to MKTFNIGELSVKSGVASHAIRFYERENLMPEPARTQSNYRRYPEDAVARLQFIIHAKQWGFTLDEIRELLMLQDANGDRADAKRIAREQLKKIRHQIQSLSRIEAVLSKTLEECSGEGPMDGCPIVEAIAQEG, encoded by the coding sequence ATGAAAACGTTCAATATCGGTGAACTCTCTGTGAAAAGCGGCGTGGCCAGTCATGCAATCCGCTTTTATGAGCGGGAAAATCTCATGCCAGAGCCCGCGCGGACTCAGTCGAATTATCGGCGCTATCCCGAGGATGCGGTTGCCAGGCTGCAGTTCATTATCCATGCCAAGCAATGGGGCTTCACGCTTGATGAGATTCGCGAACTCCTGATGCTCCAGGATGCCAATGGTGACCGTGCGGATGCCAAGCGAATTGCAAGGGAACAGCTAAAAAAAATCCGGCACCAAATCCAGAGCCTTTCCCGTATCGAGGCGGTTTTGTCAAAAACCTTGGAGGAATGTTCGGGAGAGGGGCCGATGGATGGCTGCCCAATTGTCGAAGCCATCGCTCAGGAAGGGTAA
- a CDS encoding WD40/YVTN/BNR-like repeat-containing protein: MRAIIHSLSRAALHVCALTLAIVLPALVHAHPADDSQPVKALTTNSSGALLVLKEGSLFSIQDGASTEIPLPATEPVARPTSLAKGANGSVYLAGPGVGVWRYSGVNEGWQPLDDTLPDLGVTAMAAHSTQSETLYAYLGKDGMFRTRNGGAEWVKVDNGPQEPVQSFLHSNMPGSMESGWLFAGTTRGVARSMDCFCFWGDAGDLRGTVSAISYDPAAPENVYAIIEGQLHHSADGGETWTNLKVPHVVTALAFSPSQGLVVGTENGNLFARGAAGKWKPVHG, translated from the coding sequence ATGAGAGCGATTATTCATTCTCTGAGCAGGGCTGCGTTGCATGTTTGCGCACTCACGCTGGCAATCGTTTTGCCAGCGCTGGTTCACGCCCACCCTGCAGACGACTCCCAACCAGTGAAGGCCCTGACGACCAACTCGTCAGGCGCTCTCCTGGTATTGAAGGAGGGTAGCCTGTTTTCCATACAAGACGGAGCTTCCACCGAGATCCCGTTACCGGCAACCGAACCGGTGGCTCGGCCCACCTCCTTGGCTAAGGGAGCGAACGGTAGTGTCTACCTCGCCGGTCCGGGCGTGGGCGTGTGGCGTTACTCTGGCGTCAATGAGGGCTGGCAACCCCTCGACGATACCTTGCCCGATCTCGGGGTTACAGCTATGGCCGCTCACTCCACCCAATCCGAAACCCTCTATGCGTATCTCGGGAAGGATGGCATGTTCCGGACCAGGAACGGCGGCGCAGAGTGGGTGAAAGTGGACAATGGGCCGCAAGAACCCGTGCAGTCATTCCTGCATTCGAACATGCCGGGCAGCATGGAAAGCGGCTGGCTGTTCGCGGGAACTACCCGCGGCGTCGCCCGATCCATGGACTGTTTTTGCTTCTGGGGCGATGCCGGCGATTTGCGCGGCACGGTGTCCGCCATCAGCTATGATCCTGCTGCTCCTGAAAACGTGTATGCCATCATCGAGGGCCAACTTCATCACAGCGCGGACGGCGGCGAGACCTGGACAAACCTCAAGGTCCCCCATGTCGTAACAGCCCTTGCTTTCTCACCGTCACAAGGCCTTGTCGTGGGAACCGAAAACGGGAACCTGTTTGCTCGTGGCGCCGCTGG